Proteins found in one Verrucomicrobiia bacterium genomic segment:
- the trpD gene encoding anthranilate phosphoribosyltransferase, with translation MINFQLMAALDKLTEKATAGAELSREDVSLAMRALLDEAVPEDAKADFLTALARKGETAGEIAAFALELRSRAVDPQIDPAKFGGVVLDVVGTGADMSHTFNVSTCAIFVVAAAGVAVAKHGNRAITSKCGSADVLTALGAKIELSPEVARHCLEATGVTFFFAPHYHPAFKSIAPVRRKLAERKQRSVFNILGPLVNPAHPTHQLVGVFDRGLVGKFAEVLRLLEVKHALVVHGDGLDELSTMGVNTMAELWAGRIEQTERDFRVPHTSWRGVTVKPGELVGGDATVNAGIVREVLGGKDRGARRDIVLLNAAAALVVAEKVTDFASGWNAAVELIDSGTALEKLERFVEASNRE, from the coding sequence ATGATAAACTTTCAGCTTATGGCGGCGTTGGACAAATTGACCGAGAAGGCGACGGCGGGCGCGGAGCTTTCGCGTGAGGACGTGTCACTTGCGATGCGGGCGTTGCTGGACGAGGCGGTCCCTGAGGACGCGAAGGCGGACTTTCTTACGGCGTTGGCGCGCAAGGGCGAGACGGCCGGGGAGATCGCGGCGTTTGCGCTCGAACTGCGTTCGCGCGCGGTTGATCCGCAGATTGATCCCGCGAAATTCGGCGGGGTGGTATTGGACGTGGTGGGGACAGGCGCGGACATGTCGCACACCTTCAATGTTTCCACGTGTGCGATTTTCGTTGTGGCGGCAGCGGGCGTGGCGGTGGCGAAACATGGCAACCGGGCGATCACCAGCAAGTGCGGCAGCGCGGATGTCTTGACGGCGCTGGGCGCGAAGATCGAACTGTCACCCGAGGTAGCGCGGCATTGCCTGGAAGCTACTGGCGTGACGTTTTTCTTCGCGCCGCATTATCATCCTGCATTCAAGTCCATCGCGCCGGTGCGGCGCAAGCTGGCCGAGCGCAAGCAGCGAAGCGTCTTCAATATTCTCGGGCCGTTGGTCAATCCAGCTCACCCAACACATCAACTGGTCGGCGTATTCGATCGCGGACTGGTGGGCAAGTTCGCGGAGGTGCTGCGCCTGCTCGAAGTGAAACACGCGCTGGTCGTGCATGGCGACGGGCTCGATGAGTTGTCCACCATGGGGGTCAATACGATGGCGGAGTTGTGGGCGGGACGCATCGAGCAGACCGAGCGCGATTTCCGAGTGCCGCACACTTCGTGGCGCGGTGTGACGGTGAAGCCGGGAGAATTGGTCGGCGGCGACGCGACAGTGAATGCGGGCATTGTACGGGAAGTGCTGGGCGGCAAGGACCGCGGGGCGCGGCGCGACATCGTGCTGTTGAACGCGGCGGCGGCGCTGGTGGTTGCCGAAAAGGTGACCGACTTTGCGAGCGGATGGAACGCGGCGGTGGAATTGATCGACAGCGGCACCGCGCTGGAGAAGCTGGAGCGATTTGTGGAAGCGAGCAATCGAGAGTAA
- a CDS encoding alpha/beta fold hydrolase, whose translation MRAALAKPLDWCSIQLARLSVHRGVGAVGQVAQVESLLEDPDFFGDSVVAPHDLRFTTKRAFQFTSSVVSPSKRNNTVHGRLFTTGKRWQDKPVVILLHGWNMQAGYHVLFPHLARRLVKQGVNVAMFALPYHTRRKPRGKKAIHNFLSGDLVHVVQAAHQSLADARALIAWLEEQGCPRIGLWGISLGAWLSGLLTCEDARIDCAVLMSPVSRMDRVIAELDFCAPIRRSLGGARVRLDRLNLTNHQPKVAHNNILLIGSEHDLFAPIGTVEDLHRAWSGTELWRPRHGHISVLMSMPVMERTVGWIAQKMQGEN comes from the coding sequence GTGCGAGCAGCCCTGGCAAAACCTCTGGACTGGTGTTCGATTCAACTCGCGCGGTTGAGCGTGCATCGTGGTGTGGGCGCGGTCGGACAAGTGGCGCAGGTTGAATCGCTGTTAGAGGACCCTGATTTCTTCGGCGATTCCGTTGTGGCTCCGCACGACTTGCGATTTACCACCAAGCGCGCGTTTCAGTTTACTTCATCGGTAGTTTCACCCTCGAAGCGGAACAACACGGTGCATGGCCGGCTTTTCACAACGGGCAAACGGTGGCAGGACAAGCCGGTGGTCATTCTGCTTCATGGTTGGAACATGCAAGCGGGCTATCACGTCCTGTTCCCGCACCTGGCGCGGCGGTTGGTGAAGCAGGGTGTGAACGTGGCGATGTTCGCGTTGCCGTACCATACCCGCCGGAAGCCGCGCGGCAAAAAAGCGATCCACAACTTTCTCTCGGGCGACCTGGTGCACGTGGTGCAGGCGGCCCATCAATCCCTGGCGGATGCGCGGGCGCTGATCGCGTGGCTGGAGGAACAGGGCTGTCCGCGGATCGGCCTGTGGGGCATTTCGCTCGGCGCATGGTTGAGCGGGCTACTGACCTGCGAGGACGCGCGCATTGACTGCGCGGTGCTGATGTCGCCGGTATCGCGGATGGACCGCGTGATTGCGGAGCTGGATTTCTGCGCACCCATTCGCCGCAGTCTCGGTGGCGCACGAGTAAGACTCGACCGGTTGAATTTGACGAATCATCAACCGAAAGTTGCGCACAACAATATCCTGCTCATCGGTTCGGAACACGATTTGTTCGCCCCGATTGGAACGGTGGAGGACCTTCACCGCGCGTGGAGTGGTACGGAGTTGTGGCGGCCGCGGCATGGGCATATCAGCGTGCTGATGTCGATGCCGGTGATGGAACGCACAGTTGGCTGGATAGCGCAGAAGATGCAGGGTGAGAATTGA
- a CDS encoding ferritin: MLISKKINDAINQQIGNEFGASLQYVAIAAHFDLEALPQLAAHFYEQAKEERDHAMRFVKFVVETDGEVVIPAVKAPKGKFASAEEAVKLSLDWEVEVTNQIHKLVDLAKKEVNYTTDNFLQWFVKEQLEEVSSMDNLLKVIRRAGQDGLLRVEEYLARKSGGKSAPEENLS, from the coding sequence ATGCTCATCAGTAAGAAGATCAACGACGCCATTAACCAGCAAATTGGCAATGAATTTGGCGCTTCGCTGCAGTATGTGGCGATTGCCGCGCACTTCGACTTGGAGGCACTGCCGCAGTTGGCGGCGCACTTCTACGAGCAGGCCAAGGAAGAACGCGATCATGCGATGCGGTTTGTGAAGTTCGTTGTCGAGACCGACGGCGAAGTCGTCATTCCTGCCGTCAAGGCGCCGAAGGGCAAGTTCGCGTCGGCGGAGGAGGCCGTGAAATTGTCGCTCGACTGGGAGGTCGAGGTGACCAACCAGATTCACAAGCTGGTCGATCTGGCCAAGAAGGAAGTCAATTACACCACGGACAACTTCCTGCAGTGGTTCGTCAAGGAACAGCTCGAAGAGGTTTCATCGATGGACAACCTGCTCAAGGTGATCCGCCGCGCCGGCCAGGATGGTTTGCTGCGCGTGGAGGAATACCTTGCCCGAAAGTCCGGCGGGAAGTCGGCGCCGGAAGAAAATCTTTCCTGA
- a CDS encoding protein-L-isoaspartate(D-aspartate) O-methyltransferase, with amino-acid sequence MVREQIESRGITNARVLAAMSKVPRHEFVPEHLADAAYEDHPLPIGYSQTISQPYIVALMTELLKLQPGAKVLEVGTGSGYQAAILAEVGAEVYSIEILEPLARTSAELLRRLGYENVQVKQGDGYLGWSQHAPYDAIVVTAAADHVPPPLVEQLKPGGRLVIPVGDGQDQQSLLLVEKSTDGGVTTRDVAPVMFVPLTRENRE; translated from the coding sequence ATGGTTCGTGAGCAAATCGAATCGCGCGGCATTACGAATGCCCGGGTGCTCGCCGCGATGAGCAAAGTCCCGCGGCATGAATTCGTGCCCGAGCATTTGGCCGACGCCGCCTATGAAGACCATCCGCTCCCCATCGGGTATAGCCAGACAATCTCGCAGCCTTACATCGTCGCGTTGATGACCGAGTTGCTGAAGCTCCAGCCGGGCGCGAAGGTGCTTGAAGTGGGGACAGGCTCGGGATACCAGGCGGCAATTCTCGCGGAAGTCGGCGCGGAGGTCTATTCGATCGAAATCCTTGAACCGTTGGCCAGAACATCCGCCGAACTCCTCCGGCGCCTCGGTTACGAGAACGTTCAGGTGAAGCAGGGCGACGGCTATCTCGGCTGGTCCCAGCACGCGCCGTACGACGCGATTGTCGTGACCGCTGCTGCTGATCACGTCCCACCGCCGCTGGTCGAGCAACTCAAACCGGGTGGCCGCCTGGTAATTCCGGTGGGCGATGGCCAGGATCAGCAATCCCTGTTGCTCGTAGAAAAGAGCACCGATGGCGGCGTTACGACCCGCGACGTCGCCCCGGTCATGTTTGTACCGTTGACTCGTGAAAACCGGGAGTGA
- a CDS encoding response regulator yields MAQSTAIKLDVREWSPRALLYGLALAITFSYMLIGRLYNGNDSWVQVSLPLSSASLLLVSLAAAETYLHVRRTQRNHEELQATRSREIELSQRLAFQRQSTLNQITRALIDKLDVAQISPEILEKIAQFFEADVVGAWITEKNGQSHFVLKGAFGFTAHSVEQLEATEWSFPAFEQAHQLILNNLAQTGPDPLVDVCKREHIVCAALNPVIRRNELVGLIGVFYRNPRDISPSLAAEMLTVANIIASAVQAEELYRDLVQVQKIESIGALTSGIAHDFNNVLAAILACASYVKLQTDPASPTYRYLEATEASAHRGAALTKQLLAFARREVPRLAVVNANDCIEQTLKMLERSFDKSILIQRQFAKNLHCIEVDPSQLEQIFLNIAVNARDVMSEGGMFTITTRNVHLEATDPFRPALSLPDGDYVVLGFRDTGSGMDAATLSHIFEPFFTTKRPGKGTGLGLSLVLSIVKGFGGEIRVESQPGMGTMFEIFLPATKKAPTAAPVPPPTTVRGGQECILLAEDEEVIREMAQIGLESKGYKVFSAPDGASALSMYRERQKDIDLVIADMVMPRMSGSELFARIKEINPDVRVIVSSGYSHDQEGQRMLRHGCLGYLQKPYNIESLNHLVRSVLDSGL; encoded by the coding sequence ATGGCGCAATCAACGGCCATCAAACTTGACGTTCGGGAGTGGTCCCCACGCGCACTACTTTACGGACTGGCGCTGGCGATCACGTTCTCGTATATGCTCATCGGGCGGCTCTACAACGGTAACGATTCATGGGTCCAGGTCAGTTTGCCATTAAGCAGTGCCTCCTTGCTCCTGGTCTCACTCGCCGCTGCCGAAACCTACCTCCACGTCCGGCGCACGCAGCGAAACCACGAAGAACTGCAGGCGACTCGCTCCCGTGAGATCGAGCTTTCGCAACGGCTCGCCTTCCAAAGGCAATCCACGCTCAACCAAATTACCCGCGCCTTGATTGACAAACTCGATGTCGCTCAAATCTCACCGGAAATACTCGAAAAAATCGCTCAGTTTTTTGAGGCTGACGTCGTCGGGGCATGGATCACGGAGAAGAACGGCCAGTCGCACTTCGTCCTCAAGGGGGCCTTCGGCTTCACGGCGCACAGCGTCGAGCAACTTGAGGCGACTGAGTGGTCCTTCCCCGCATTTGAGCAGGCTCACCAGCTTATCCTGAACAACCTGGCGCAAACAGGGCCCGACCCGCTCGTTGATGTCTGCAAGCGTGAACACATTGTCTGCGCCGCCCTAAATCCTGTCATTCGTCGCAACGAACTCGTCGGCCTCATCGGCGTCTTCTACCGCAACCCGCGCGACATCTCGCCGTCCCTCGCCGCGGAAATGTTGACCGTCGCCAACATCATCGCCAGCGCCGTGCAAGCCGAGGAGTTGTACCGCGACCTCGTACAGGTACAGAAAATCGAGTCCATCGGCGCGTTGACCAGCGGCATCGCCCACGATTTCAACAACGTCCTCGCGGCGATTCTCGCCTGCGCGAGCTACGTCAAGCTGCAAACCGATCCCGCCAGCCCGACCTATCGTTACCTGGAAGCGACGGAAGCCAGCGCGCACCGCGGTGCGGCTCTGACAAAGCAGTTACTTGCCTTTGCGAGGCGCGAGGTCCCGCGCCTCGCTGTTGTCAACGCCAATGACTGCATCGAGCAGACTTTGAAGATGCTCGAACGCAGCTTCGACAAGTCGATTCTTATTCAGCGGCAGTTTGCCAAAAACCTTCACTGCATCGAGGTTGATCCCTCGCAGCTTGAGCAGATCTTCCTCAACATCGCCGTCAACGCGCGTGATGTAATGTCCGAGGGCGGCATGTTCACCATCACGACCCGCAACGTCCATCTCGAGGCGACCGATCCGTTCCGCCCCGCGCTCTCGTTGCCCGATGGTGACTATGTGGTTCTTGGGTTCCGCGACACGGGCTCGGGCATGGATGCCGCCACGCTCTCGCACATCTTCGAGCCGTTCTTCACCACCAAGCGACCAGGCAAGGGAACGGGACTTGGACTTTCCCTGGTGCTGAGCATTGTGAAGGGTTTCGGTGGCGAGATTCGCGTTGAATCGCAACCGGGGATGGGAACGATGTTCGAGATTTTCCTCCCGGCCACGAAGAAAGCGCCGACCGCCGCGCCTGTGCCGCCGCCAACAACTGTGCGCGGCGGCCAGGAGTGCATCCTGCTCGCCGAAGACGAAGAAGTCATCCGCGAAATGGCACAGATCGGTCTCGAATCGAAGGGTTACAAAGTGTTCAGCGCGCCGGATGGCGCCTCCGCGCTCTCCATGTATCGCGAGCGCCAGAAGGACATTGATTTGGTAATTGCAGACATGGTGATGCCGCGGATGAGCGGTTCTGAATTATTCGCGCGCATAAAGGAGATCAACCCGGACGTGCGTGTGATCGTCTCCAGCGGTTACAGCCACGACCAGGAGGGCCAGCGCATGTTACGCCATGGCTGCCTGGGCTACCTGCAAAAGCCCTACAACATCGAGTCGCTCAATCATCTCGTCCGTTCGGTGCTCGACTCGGGATTGTAA
- a CDS encoding alpha/beta hydrolase has protein sequence MKSGTRSGLRLTLLLLLVGGVYLVMHNYEQQFVYAPSPFIKKTPREAKLSFDNIALTTDDGVNIQGWFVPAHAPEDPPMTNASTPTLLFFHGGVGNISDYLPKVHLLHDMGLDVFTVDYHGYGKSGGTPSESGLASDALAAYFYLRDNRHVNPERLYLYGEDLGAAVAIDLAAKKVPAAGLITEGAIASVIEKIEEAWPLIPWQFLLRNKFDSVTNIRDVHMPILIIHSTEDNVVPFNDSHRLWALAHEPKELVEIHGAHCDAFVHSLDSFDLYYDKVSRFVFEQPKDKTADAPVSAQTAAPASKDPTP, from the coding sequence ATGAAAAGCGGAACGCGATCCGGACTCCGGTTAACGCTGCTTCTGCTCTTGGTGGGCGGGGTCTACCTCGTCATGCACAACTACGAGCAGCAGTTCGTTTACGCGCCCAGTCCGTTTATCAAGAAAACGCCCCGCGAGGCCAAGCTATCCTTTGACAACATCGCCCTGACAACTGACGACGGTGTCAACATTCAAGGGTGGTTTGTCCCGGCGCACGCGCCGGAGGACCCACCCATGACCAACGCATCGACTCCGACGCTGCTCTTCTTTCATGGAGGGGTCGGTAACATCAGCGACTATCTCCCAAAGGTCCACCTCCTTCACGACATGGGCCTGGATGTGTTCACCGTCGACTACCACGGTTACGGTAAAAGCGGTGGCACCCCGAGCGAAAGCGGACTGGCCAGCGACGCCCTCGCCGCCTACTTTTACCTGAGGGACAACCGCCACGTGAACCCCGAACGCCTCTACCTCTATGGTGAAGACCTGGGCGCGGCAGTAGCGATCGACCTGGCAGCGAAGAAGGTACCGGCAGCGGGCCTGATCACGGAAGGCGCGATTGCCTCGGTCATCGAAAAGATCGAGGAAGCCTGGCCCCTGATCCCGTGGCAGTTTCTGCTGCGCAATAAATTCGATTCCGTGACCAATATCCGCGACGTGCACATGCCGATCTTGATTATCCACAGCACCGAAGACAATGTGGTGCCATTCAATGATTCCCACCGCCTCTGGGCGCTAGCGCATGAACCGAAGGAACTCGTTGAGATTCACGGCGCCCACTGCGACGCTTTTGTCCATTCGTTGGATTCGTTCGATTTGTATTACGACAAGGTTTCGCGTTTTGTTTTCGAGCAGCCCAAAGACAAAACGGCGGACGCCCCTGTCTCAGCGCAAACCGCCGCGCCGGCGTCCAAAGACCCAACGCCATGA
- a CDS encoding SpoIVB peptidase S55 domain-containing protein, with the protein MMKALTLLLLLLLGALRPAVAADTLRPEQLGPGMKGYGLSVFKGTKPERFDVEIIGVLRNALPKQDMILIRLSGADLEKHKVIAGMSGSPVYIDGKLIGALAYGWTFENDPLAGVTPIHNMMAELKLPTVAPSTINASVSLGQTSSMAAPFALPNAAFAQTTDSFGAPHPLLTPLSLGGFSSRVLERFASKFMGCGMMPIAAGGAGARTLPHHSGDMEPGGAIGVQLIRGDMDATAVGTATYVEKNRILAFGHPFFQGGSVQAPAVSAEVHTIMSSLERSFKMASPIAEIGSMVGDWQSCIVADAKVQAQMIPVSIDAANRDTGQSEHYDVEVMNNQVFTPQLVLMAIAQAVSAASGSSQDTTVRISVGAELAPIKAGGSSRTITVTNTFFSAGGGMLSIEGLMPLLAMFNTPFGSPTVKRVDVKVDAALTRQTAEIKRAYFDKSELQRGERTTLKIVLKPFGRPEVTKTIPIDVPAATDTLHYLVVTVVAGNNAPPDAAPPDSLDEFLDFIQQAHHNTDLVALSPTHSQGMQYHGKLLKKLPPSAVGILDDSSTADVVAAADISQLVEPTDWVLSGQATVRVPIRQE; encoded by the coding sequence ATGATGAAAGCGCTCACGCTCTTGCTCCTTTTGCTGCTGGGGGCGCTGCGTCCGGCTGTGGCCGCTGACACGTTGCGGCCCGAGCAGCTCGGTCCGGGCATGAAGGGCTACGGTCTATCGGTGTTTAAGGGGACCAAGCCCGAGCGTTTTGACGTCGAGATTATCGGCGTCCTGCGAAACGCGTTACCCAAACAAGATATGATTCTCATCCGCTTGAGCGGCGCGGACCTGGAGAAACATAAAGTCATCGCGGGCATGAGCGGCAGCCCGGTATACATCGACGGGAAACTAATTGGGGCCCTCGCCTACGGCTGGACGTTCGAGAACGATCCACTGGCCGGCGTCACGCCCATCCATAATATGATGGCGGAACTGAAACTGCCCACGGTGGCCCCGTCGACCATCAACGCGTCCGTGTCGCTCGGTCAGACATCATCCATGGCCGCGCCATTTGCCCTGCCGAACGCCGCATTCGCACAAACCACGGACAGTTTCGGCGCGCCACATCCGTTGTTGACACCCCTTTCGCTCGGTGGCTTCAGTTCGCGCGTGCTGGAACGGTTTGCCTCGAAGTTTATGGGTTGTGGCATGATGCCGATTGCGGCCGGTGGCGCGGGCGCCAGGACCTTGCCGCACCACAGTGGCGATATGGAACCCGGCGGTGCGATTGGGGTGCAATTGATTCGCGGCGATATGGACGCCACGGCGGTCGGCACGGCCACGTACGTCGAAAAGAACCGCATCCTGGCGTTCGGCCACCCGTTTTTTCAAGGCGGTTCCGTGCAGGCACCTGCCGTGTCGGCCGAGGTACACACGATCATGTCCAGCCTGGAGCGTTCGTTCAAGATGGCGAGCCCCATCGCCGAGATTGGCTCAATGGTTGGTGACTGGCAGAGTTGCATCGTCGCCGACGCGAAAGTGCAGGCGCAGATGATCCCCGTTAGTATCGACGCGGCGAATCGCGACACGGGGCAGTCGGAGCACTACGATGTCGAGGTCATGAATAATCAGGTGTTCACGCCCCAGCTTGTGCTAATGGCGATCGCCCAGGCCGTCAGCGCCGCGTCGGGTTCCTCGCAGGACACCACCGTGCGGATTTCTGTGGGGGCGGAACTGGCTCCCATAAAGGCAGGCGGATCGTCGCGAACCATTACGGTAACCAACACTTTCTTCAGCGCCGGCGGCGGTATGTTGAGCATCGAGGGTCTCATGCCGCTGTTGGCGATGTTCAACACCCCGTTCGGCAGCCCGACCGTGAAACGCGTCGACGTGAAAGTGGACGCGGCGCTCACGCGCCAGACGGCGGAGATCAAACGCGCCTACTTTGACAAGTCGGAACTCCAACGTGGTGAAAGGACAACCCTTAAAATTGTGCTCAAACCCTTTGGCCGACCCGAGGTCACGAAGACGATTCCCATCGACGTCCCCGCGGCGACGGACACGTTACATTACCTTGTCGTCACGGTGGTTGCTGGGAATAACGCGCCACCGGACGCCGCGCCGCCCGACAGTCTTGACGAGTTTCTCGATTTCATACAACAAGCACATCACAATACCGATTTGGTCGCGCTCTCGCCGACGCACAGCCAGGGCATGCAATACCATGGCAAGCTGCTGAAGAAACTTCCGCCGAGCGCCGTCGGCATTCTGGACGATTCAAGCACGGCTGACGTCGTCGCCGCCGCGGACATCTCGCAACTTGTGGAGCCCACGGACTGGGTTCTCAGCGGTCAGGCCACGGTTCGCGTGCCAATCAGACAGGAATAA
- a CDS encoding WD40 repeat domain-containing protein: protein MKILFSALLAILLSAVTVQAVKTQRWELKSPQDFMHGKIQQLIVTSGGELRLGYGSTKLGEFAKEIWCSAVDRDGVVYFGTGSPAEVYGLGKDGRTTKLFEADSIAVTAVALDSHGNLYAATMPEGKIYKISTTGKATVVKIDEPFCKLRAPYVWSLVVDKQDRLFAGTGPDGKIFHIGPDGKAEEWYAAEDSNILCLALDADGALLAGGSDRGLLYRIAEKGKGVVLHEFAEDEVKALVVNGNEVYIGVNRQKIKRPRGVAARRPSAAEFEDLTQQLSSQFGAAMTAETVARERETPPEARLANLLAGNLYVRHADGRVDRLANWDNESVLDVKVDGEGAALVGTSGQGRVYRVRDSQNWELLFDFDEQQALTLAVRDGKLAFVGTGNIGNAYGIDAQKAHEGELTSEVHDCRFLTTWGNLSWMGSGAIAVATRTGNTTLPDSTWSTWAEPAKTSPTKVASPRARFIQVRAQLTAGADPMLESLDLYYRMQNQKPEVSSVEIGDKPKPSTEKSKAELSNDLKSDDGDTEATASMALQRATSSPKTEEARPKPATPIKEIHWRASDSDGDTLVYRLFYQAEGDGAWVPAFLEKPLKKTEYSWNTESIPDGWYRIKVVASDEESNPVGEALTDEKISDPVKVDNTRPQVQQLSYDAAGEILKGIARDNLSLIRYLEYSVDGGEWKFFAPKDGVFDDREEAFEVKVGPLATGLHFIAVRATDEDGNIGVEKLSVRGK from the coding sequence ATGAAGATCCTATTCTCAGCTTTGCTGGCCATCCTTCTCAGTGCCGTGACGGTCCAGGCCGTCAAGACCCAGCGCTGGGAGCTAAAGTCGCCGCAGGATTTCATGCATGGCAAGATACAGCAGCTTATCGTCACGAGCGGTGGTGAATTACGCCTGGGCTATGGCAGCACGAAACTGGGCGAGTTCGCCAAGGAAATTTGGTGTTCGGCGGTGGATCGTGACGGCGTCGTTTATTTTGGGACGGGCTCGCCGGCTGAGGTCTACGGGCTCGGTAAGGATGGCCGGACCACGAAGCTCTTCGAGGCCGATTCGATTGCCGTGACGGCGGTCGCGCTCGATTCGCATGGTAATCTCTACGCCGCGACGATGCCGGAGGGGAAGATTTACAAAATCTCCACGACCGGCAAGGCGACCGTGGTGAAGATCGATGAGCCGTTTTGTAAACTGCGGGCGCCGTACGTCTGGTCGCTGGTCGTGGACAAACAGGACCGACTGTTCGCGGGCACCGGCCCGGATGGGAAGATTTTCCACATCGGCCCGGACGGCAAGGCCGAGGAATGGTACGCTGCCGAAGACTCGAACATTTTGTGCCTCGCGCTTGATGCCGATGGCGCGCTGCTTGCCGGCGGGAGTGACCGGGGTTTGCTCTACCGCATCGCGGAAAAGGGCAAGGGTGTTGTTCTCCACGAGTTTGCCGAGGACGAAGTAAAGGCGCTTGTGGTGAACGGCAACGAAGTTTACATCGGCGTGAACCGGCAAAAGATCAAGCGGCCGCGAGGCGTGGCGGCGCGACGCCCGAGCGCGGCGGAGTTTGAGGACCTCACGCAGCAGTTGAGCAGTCAGTTCGGCGCGGCGATGACAGCCGAAACCGTGGCGCGCGAGCGCGAGACACCGCCGGAAGCGCGTTTGGCAAATCTGCTCGCGGGCAATCTCTACGTGCGACATGCCGACGGGCGTGTCGACCGGCTGGCGAACTGGGACAATGAATCTGTTTTGGATGTGAAAGTCGACGGCGAAGGCGCGGCATTGGTCGGCACGTCGGGTCAGGGCCGTGTTTATCGCGTCCGCGACAGCCAGAATTGGGAATTACTCTTTGATTTTGACGAACAACAAGCGCTCACACTCGCGGTGCGTGATGGCAAGCTCGCGTTCGTTGGCACCGGCAACATCGGCAACGCGTATGGTATCGACGCACAAAAGGCACACGAGGGCGAATTGACGAGCGAAGTGCATGACTGCCGTTTCCTCACGACGTGGGGCAACCTTTCGTGGATGGGTAGCGGCGCCATCGCCGTCGCCACACGCACCGGCAACACCACGTTGCCCGATTCGACATGGTCGACCTGGGCCGAGCCTGCCAAGACCTCGCCCACAAAGGTGGCGAGCCCGCGTGCGCGGTTTATCCAGGTGCGGGCCCAACTCACCGCGGGCGCCGACCCGATGTTGGAGTCGCTGGATCTGTATTACCGGATGCAGAATCAAAAGCCGGAAGTCTCGTCAGTTGAGATAGGCGACAAACCAAAGCCATCGACTGAAAAGTCAAAAGCCGAGCTGTCGAACGATTTGAAATCGGACGATGGTGATACCGAAGCCACTGCCAGTATGGCCCTTCAGCGCGCGACCTCGTCGCCCAAAACAGAGGAGGCCCGTCCAAAACCCGCCACGCCGATCAAGGAAATCCATTGGCGCGCCAGCGATAGTGATGGCGACACACTCGTCTACCGGCTCTTCTACCAGGCTGAAGGCGACGGCGCCTGGGTGCCTGCTTTTTTGGAGAAGCCGTTAAAGAAGACCGAGTATTCGTGGAACACCGAGTCCATTCCCGACGGCTGGTATCGTATCAAGGTTGTCGCCAGTGACGAGGAATCCAACCCTGTGGGAGAGGCGCTGACCGACGAAAAGATCAGCGACCCCGTCAAGGTTGACAATACTCGTCCGCAGGTGCAGCAACTCTCTTATGATGCGGCCGGCGAAATTCTCAAGGGAATCGCCCGCGACAACCTGAGCTTAATTCGCTACCTCGAATACTCGGTCGACGGGGGCGAATGGAAATTTTTTGCCCCGAAAGATGGCGTGTTCGACGACCGCGAAGAAGCGTTCGAAGTCAAAGTCGGTCCTCTCGCCACGGGCTTGCATTTCATTGCCGTGCGCGCGACCGATGAAGATGGAAACATCGGCGTCGAGAAGTTGTCGGTGCGGGGAAAATGA
- a CDS encoding ABC transporter ATP-binding protein: MIRLENVSVEYRLKSERVQALRNLNLRIAEGSFEAIMGPSGSGKTTLIQLIAGLLTPTAGEVIVSGEYLSRLDDEKISAFRNRTIGFVFQFFNLPNYYTAVDNAALPLVFTGVDERTRRIRARTLLAEFGLQDRLDHKPDQLSGGEAQRVAIARALINNPKIILADEPTGNLDRDTGAHVMELLQKINRERGVTVLMVTHDEKAAGFAQRIIRIEKGELA, encoded by the coding sequence ATGATCCGTCTCGAGAATGTCAGCGTTGAGTACCGATTGAAGAGCGAACGCGTGCAGGCGTTGCGGAACCTTAACTTGCGCATTGCCGAGGGAAGTTTTGAGGCCATCATGGGGCCGAGCGGGTCGGGCAAGACGACGCTTATCCAGCTCATTGCGGGTTTACTTACGCCTACTGCGGGCGAAGTAATCGTCTCCGGCGAGTACCTGAGCCGCCTGGACGATGAAAAGATCTCCGCCTTCCGCAACCGTACCATCGGCTTCGTCTTTCAATTCTTCAATCTGCCGAATTATTACACGGCGGTGGACAACGCCGCGTTGCCGTTGGTGTTTACGGGAGTGGACGAGCGGACCCGCCGGATCCGGGCGCGCACGCTGCTGGCGGAATTCGGGCTGCAAGATCGACTGGATCACAAACCGGATCAGCTCTCCGGCGGCGAAGCGCAACGCGTCGCGATCGCTCGCGCCCTGATCAACAACCCAAAGATTATCCTGGCTGATGAACCGACCGGGAACCTCGACCGCGACACGGGTGCGCACGTGATGGAGTTGCTGCAGAAGATCAACCGCGAGCGCGGCGTGACGGTATTGATGGTCACGCATGACGAAAAGGCCGCCGGGTTCGCGCAGCGAATCATCCGGATTGAGAAGGGGGAATTGGCATGA